In the genome of Gemmatimonadales bacterium, the window AGCGCTCCAATGGGTCGGGCGGACCGCCGGGCGGCCGGTCGAGAGTGACCGGAACCGACCGGCTGACGCCGGACCGCCTACTTCAGGATCTTCGTCACCACACCGGCGCCGACCGTCCGCCCGCCCTCGCGGATGGCGAACCGGAGCCCCTCATCCATGGCGATCGGCGTGATCAGCTCGATCGTCATCTGGATGTTGTCACCCGGCATCACCATCTCGACGCCGCCCGGAAGCTCGACCGAGCCCGTGACGTCGGTCGTGCGGAAGTAGAACTGGGGCCGGTAGCCCTTGAAGAACGGCGTATGCCGCCCGCCCTCTTCCTTGGTGAGCACGTACACCTCGGCCTCGAACTTGGTGTGCGGGGTGATGCTGCCGCCCTTGGCCAGCACCATGCCGCGCTCGATCTCGTTCTTTTCGACGCCGCGGAGCAGGAGACCGACGTTGTCGCCGGCCTGGCCGTCGTCGAGCAGCTTGCGGAACATCTCGACGCCGGTCACGACCGTCTTCTTCTCGGCGCCGAACCCGACGAGCTGCACTTCGTCGCCCACCTTGACCTTGCCCCGCTCGATGCGTCCGGTGGCCACGGTGCCGCGGCCGGTGATCGAGAAGACGTCCTCCACCGGCATCAGGAAGGGCTTGTCGATCTCGCGGACCGGCTCCTTGATGAAGCTGTCCAGCGCGCCGTACAGCTCCTCGACCTTGCCGACGTAGTCCTTGTCGCCCTCGATCGCCTTGATGGCCGAGCCGCGGATGACCGGCGTGTCGTCGCCGGGGTACTCATACTGCGAGAGCAGCTCGCGCACCTCGAGCTCCACCAGGTCGAGCAGCTCGGCGTCGTCCACCAGGTCGCACTTGTTGAGGAAGACCACGATGGAGGGCACGTTCACCTGCCGCGCGAGCAGGATGTGCTCGCGGGTCTGCGGCATCGGGCCGTCCACCGCGCTCACCACCAGGATGGCGCCGTCCATCTGCGCCGCGCCCGTGATCATGTTCTTCACGTAGTCGGCGTGGCCCGGGCAGTCGACGTGCGCGTAGTGGCGGTTGGCGGTCTCGTATTCGACGTGGCTCGTCGCGATCGTCAGGATCTTGCTCGCATCGCGCCGTCCCTGCGCCTCCGACGCCTTGGCCACCTCGTCGTACGAGACGTACTTGGTGCCCCAGCCCTTGTCCGAGGACACCTTGGTGAGCGCCGCCGTGAGAGTGGTTTTTCCGTGGTCCACGTGGCCGATGGTGCCGACGTTCACGTGGGGCTTGGTCCGCTCGAATTTGGCCTTGGCCATGATCCTGTCCTCGTGCTCCTGTGTGGTGCCGCCCTTAGCTCTGCTTCGAGATGATCGCGTCCGCGATGGTCTTCGGCACTTCCTCGTAGTGATCGAACTGCATCGAGTACACCGCCCGCCCCTGCGTCATGCTGCGCAGCGTGGTGGAATACCCGAACATCTCCGCGAGCGGGACGTGGGCGGCCACGACCTGCGCATCGCCCCGCTGCGTCATGCCGCCGATCTTGCCGCGGCGGCTCGAGAGGTCGCCGATCACGTCGCCGAGGAAATCGGCGGGTGTCACGACCTCCACCTCCATGACCGGCTCGAGCAGCACGGCGTGCGCCTTCCGGGCCGCCTCCTTCACCGCCATCGAGCCGGCGATCTTGAACGCCATTTCGGAGCTGTCCACGTCGTGGTAGCTGCCGAAGGTGAGCGTCGCCTTCACGTCGACCATCGGGTAGCCGGCCAGCACGCCGCCCTCGAGCGCCTCGCGGATGCCGGCCTCGACCGGCTTGATGTATTCGCGCGGAATGACGCCGCCGACGATCTTGTCCTCGAAGAGGAATCCGGCGCCGGCCTCGGTCGGCTCGAGATCGATCACGACGTGGCCGTACTGGCCCTTGCCGCCGCTCTGCCGGATGAACTTGCCCTCGACGTCGCTCACCTTGCGGCGGATGGTTTCGCGGAAGGCCACCTGCGGCCGGCCGACGTTGGCCTCGACCTTGAACTCCCGCTTCATCCGGTCGACCAGGATCTCGAGGTGCAGCTCGCCCATGCCGGCGATGATCGTCTGCCCCGTTTCGGCGTCGCTCCGCACCCGGAAGGTCGGATCCTCCTCGGCCAGCTTCTGCATCGCGATGGCGAGCTTGTCCTGGTCGGCCTTGGTCTTGGGCTCGATCGAGACGTCGATGACCGGGTTGGGAAACTTCATCGCCTCGAGGATGACCGGCTTGGCGTCATCGCACAGCGTGTCGCCGGTGCGGGTGTCCTTGAGGCCGATGGCGGCCGCGATGTCGCCGGCCAGCACTTCCTCGATCTCGTCCCGCTTGTTGGCGTGCATCTGCAGGAGCCGGCCGATCCGCTCGCGCTTGTCCTTGGTGCTGTTGTAGACGTAGCTGCCGCTCTTGAGCGACCCCGAGTACACCCGGAAGTAGGTGAGCCGGCCCACGTACGGATCAGTCATGATCTTGAACGCGAGCGCGCTGAACGGCTCCGCATCGGAGGCGCAGCGCTCGACGTGGGTGTCGTCGTGCTGCGGCAGGTGCCCCTGCACCGGCGGAATGTCGAGCGGGCTCGGCAGATAATCGATGACCGCGTCGAGCAGCGCCTGCACGCCCTTGTTCTTGAACGAGGCGCCGCAGAGCACCGGCACGAACGCGCCCGCGATCGTCGCCTTGCGGATGGCGCGGGTGACCTCGTCGGGGCTCAGCTCGGCGCCGCCCAGGTATTTCTCCAGCAGCTCTTCGTCGTACTCGACGGCGGCCTCGATCAGCTCGTGACGCACCTGCTCCACCCGCTCGCGGTACGCTTCGGGCACCGGCATCTCGGTAAACGTCTTGCCCAGGGTCTCGTCATCGAAGACGATCTCGACCCGCCGGAGCACGTCGATGTGCCCGGTGAAGAGCTCGCCCGAGCCCACGGGAAGCTGTAGCGGGTACGCCCGCTTGGTGAGCCGGCCGCGGATCATGGCCAGGCAGCGGTCGAAGTCCGCCCCGACCCGGTCCATCTTGTTGGCGAAGATGATCCGGGGGACGTTGTAGCGGTCGGCCTGGCGCCAGACGGTCTCGGTCTGCGGCTCGACGCCGGCCACCGAGTCGAGCAGGGTGACGGCGCCATCAAGCACGCGGAGCGACCGCTCCACCTCGACGGTGAAGTCCACGTGGCCCGGGGTATCGATGATGTTGATCCGATACTCGGTGCCGTGCCGGCTCCAGAAGCAGGTAGTGGCAGCCGAGGTGATGGTGATGCCTCGCTCCTGCTCCTGCTCCATCCAGTCCATGGTGGCCGCGCCCTCATGGACCTCACCGATCTTGTAGTTCTTCCCCGTGTAGTAGAGGATGCGCTCGGTCGTAGTCGTTTTCCCGGCATCGATGTGGGCCATGATGCCGATGTTGCGATAGCGGTCGAGCGGGGTTCGCCGAGCCATAGTCCGTCTGGGTCCAGTCACTCTCGAGCGGCGCGTTTGCGGCGCCTGCGGCGCCTTTGCGGCGCGTTTGCGACGCGGCTTCTGCTCGAAGCGGCTAACGAAAAAGCGGGGCGACCGTGCCGGCCGAGGCCGGGGGTATCGCTCCGCGCGCATCCGGGCGTCCGCCCTGGATGAGGAGTTCGATTCTCCACGCGTTGTGTTTGGAAGACCAGAGGTGGCGGCCCGCGCCGGCGCGCGTCACGTGGTCCGATGTCGGCTTGGCGAACCTCGAAAGCAGCCAAGCCTTGTAAAAGTAGCGGGTTAGCTGGTGAAGTCAACCCCGCCGAGCGCGGGACCGGCCGCCCGGCTTACCAGCGATAATGCGCGAACGCCCGGTTAGCCTCGGCCATCCGGTGCGTGTCTTCCTTCT includes:
- the tuf gene encoding elongation factor Tu, with translation MAKAKFERTKPHVNVGTIGHVDHGKTTLTAALTKVSSDKGWGTKYVSYDEVAKASEAQGRRDASKILTIATSHVEYETANRHYAHVDCPGHADYVKNMITGAAQMDGAILVVSAVDGPMPQTREHILLARQVNVPSIVVFLNKCDLVDDAELLDLVELEVRELLSQYEYPGDDTPVIRGSAIKAIEGDKDYVGKVEELYGALDSFIKEPVREIDKPFLMPVEDVFSITGRGTVATGRIERGKVKVGDEVQLVGFGAEKKTVVTGVEMFRKLLDDGQAGDNVGLLLRGVEKNEIERGMVLAKGGSITPHTKFEAEVYVLTKEEGGRHTPFFKGYRPQFYFRTTDVTGSVELPGGVEMVMPGDNIQMTIELITPIAMDEGLRFAIREGGRTVGAGVVTKILK
- the fusA gene encoding elongation factor G; amino-acid sequence: MARRTPLDRYRNIGIMAHIDAGKTTTTERILYYTGKNYKIGEVHEGAATMDWMEQEQERGITITSAATTCFWSRHGTEYRINIIDTPGHVDFTVEVERSLRVLDGAVTLLDSVAGVEPQTETVWRQADRYNVPRIIFANKMDRVGADFDRCLAMIRGRLTKRAYPLQLPVGSGELFTGHIDVLRRVEIVFDDETLGKTFTEMPVPEAYRERVEQVRHELIEAAVEYDEELLEKYLGGAELSPDEVTRAIRKATIAGAFVPVLCGASFKNKGVQALLDAVIDYLPSPLDIPPVQGHLPQHDDTHVERCASDAEPFSALAFKIMTDPYVGRLTYFRVYSGSLKSGSYVYNSTKDKRERIGRLLQMHANKRDEIEEVLAGDIAAAIGLKDTRTGDTLCDDAKPVILEAMKFPNPVIDVSIEPKTKADQDKLAIAMQKLAEEDPTFRVRSDAETGQTIIAGMGELHLEILVDRMKREFKVEANVGRPQVAFRETIRRKVSDVEGKFIRQSGGKGQYGHVVIDLEPTEAGAGFLFEDKIVGGVIPREYIKPVEAGIREALEGGVLAGYPMVDVKATLTFGSYHDVDSSEMAFKIAGSMAVKEAARKAHAVLLEPVMEVEVVTPADFLGDVIGDLSSRRGKIGGMTQRGDAQVVAAHVPLAEMFGYSTTLRSMTQGRAVYSMQFDHYEEVPKTIADAIISKQS